The proteins below come from a single Parageobacillus thermoglucosidasius genomic window:
- a CDS encoding DEAD/DEAH box helicase, with amino-acid sequence MVGIEMDETWKKEFIERVEKDGPWASWEMYELALEAAMHLSVPEFDGLQAPKHLPHLTPLPHQLEVARQVVEHMNGKAILADEVGLGKTIEAGLILKEYMIRGLVKKVLILVPASLVSQWVMELNEKFFIPAVQQKKSYVWEQCDVVVSSIDTAKKSPHREIIYKQQYDMVIIDEAHKLKNNKTKNYQFVQHLKKKFCLLLTATPIQNRIEEMFNLVSLLKPGHLGNAEYFAKTYGKTRTLQTNEHLKALVNKVMIRNRRVDTGIEWSKRHVKTVLIEFTKEERELYEAVQALKYDGTLLLGQPFSLITMLREACSSREALFVTVKNMLDKHEGKIPDPFHKIMEKINAVSTNSKAEKALQLIQSIQEKVIIFTEYRATQLYLQWFLKQHGISSVPFRGGFKHGKKDWMKELFKNHAQVFIATEAGGEGINLQFCRHVINYDLPWNPMRLEQRIGRVHRLGQTSDVYIYNFAVKNTVEEHILTLLYEKIRLFERVVGQLDDILAKMNFANLEHYLQDALLNSQSEGEMKIKMENITAMIELANQFAKGGEQYAAT; translated from the coding sequence ATGGTCGGCATCGAAATGGACGAAACATGGAAGAAGGAATTTATCGAACGGGTCGAAAAAGACGGGCCATGGGCAAGCTGGGAAATGTATGAGTTAGCGCTGGAAGCCGCTATGCATTTAAGCGTGCCCGAATTTGACGGCCTGCAGGCGCCAAAACATTTGCCGCATTTGACCCCGCTTCCGCATCAACTGGAAGTGGCAAGGCAAGTCGTTGAACATATGAACGGAAAAGCGATTCTCGCTGATGAAGTCGGGCTTGGCAAAACGATTGAAGCAGGGCTTATTTTAAAAGAATACATGATCCGCGGATTAGTTAAAAAAGTGCTGATTCTCGTTCCTGCCTCGCTTGTATCGCAATGGGTAATGGAACTGAATGAAAAGTTTTTCATTCCTGCGGTGCAACAGAAAAAAAGCTATGTTTGGGAACAATGCGACGTCGTCGTCTCCTCGATCGACACGGCCAAAAAAAGCCCGCACCGGGAAATCATTTACAAGCAGCAATACGACATGGTCATTATTGATGAAGCGCATAAGCTGAAAAACAATAAAACAAAAAATTATCAGTTCGTCCAACATTTAAAAAAGAAATTTTGCTTGCTTTTAACGGCGACGCCGATTCAAAACCGCATTGAAGAAATGTTTAACCTTGTCTCCTTACTGAAGCCCGGGCATTTAGGAAACGCAGAATATTTTGCAAAAACGTACGGAAAAACGCGCACTCTCCAAACAAATGAACATTTAAAAGCACTTGTGAATAAAGTGATGATTCGCAACCGCCGCGTAGATACCGGCATCGAATGGTCGAAGCGCCACGTAAAAACGGTGCTTATTGAATTTACGAAAGAGGAACGGGAGTTGTATGAAGCGGTTCAAGCGTTAAAATACGACGGAACGCTGTTATTGGGCCAGCCGTTTTCACTCATAACGATGCTGCGGGAAGCATGCAGCAGCCGCGAAGCATTATTTGTAACCGTTAAAAACATGCTGGACAAGCACGAAGGAAAGATTCCAGATCCTTTCCATAAAATAATGGAAAAAATCAACGCCGTTTCCACCAACTCAAAGGCAGAAAAAGCATTGCAACTCATTCAATCGATTCAAGAAAAAGTCATTATTTTTACTGAATACCGGGCGACCCAGCTGTATTTACAATGGTTTTTAAAACAGCACGGCATCTCTTCTGTCCCGTTCCGCGGCGGATTTAAACACGGGAAAAAAGACTGGATGAAAGAGTTGTTCAAAAATCATGCGCAAGTTTTTATCGCAACAGAAGCGGGCGGGGAAGGAATTAACTTGCAATTTTGCCGCCATGTCATCAACTATGACTTGCCTTGGAATCCGATGCGGCTCGAGCAGCGGATCGGCCGCGTCCACCGGCTCGGACAAACGAGCGATGTATACATTTACAATTTCGCTGTAAAAAATACCGTAGAAGAACATATTTTGACATTGTTATATGAAAAAATCCGCCTATTCGAACGGGTCGTCGGCCAGTTGGATGATATTTTGGCAAAAATGAATTTCGCCAATTTGGAACATTATTTGCAAGACGCGCTTTTGAACTCCCAAAGCGAAGGGGAAATGAAAATTAAAATGGAGAACATTACCGCAATGATTGAACTGGCAAACCAGTTTGCCAAAGGAGGGGAACAATATGCAGCAACATGA
- a CDS encoding YqhG family protein encodes MQQHEIQQFVERYFRANECDIIKADDGYIKVQLSVEMDKELMNRPFYWHYIERTGGTPAPMQLTLITKQTEKTNSQEGERLHFGSPRLHQIFRSAQKRGSFIRLYEEAASSEQSHIPLHPWLGLNVKIAYQCDRRKDSILSLGLHLISGTIIEQFHDRLQKLKLIPKIPDYCFTISPLIQPMSGIRRLEQYIRRRISEDDHTWAEQAKERWAEDLALLDHFYEGVEEKPECYYIEKEALEEQYKPRIIVSVINGGIFYLHSRT; translated from the coding sequence ATGCAGCAACATGAGATACAACAATTTGTAGAGCGGTATTTCCGCGCCAATGAATGCGACATTATCAAAGCGGATGACGGATATATCAAAGTGCAATTGTCAGTAGAAATGGATAAAGAATTAATGAACCGCCCGTTTTATTGGCATTATATCGAGCGGACCGGAGGCACGCCCGCGCCGATGCAGCTAACGCTTATTACAAAGCAAACGGAGAAAACAAACTCTCAAGAAGGGGAACGGCTGCATTTCGGGTCACCGAGATTGCACCAAATTTTCCGTTCCGCGCAAAAACGCGGCAGCTTCATCCGGTTATATGAGGAAGCAGCTTCTTCCGAACAGTCGCACATTCCGCTTCATCCTTGGCTCGGATTAAACGTGAAAATTGCCTACCAGTGTGACAGAAGAAAAGACAGCATATTATCGCTCGGCTTGCATTTAATTAGCGGAACGATTATCGAACAATTTCATGACCGGTTGCAAAAATTGAAGCTTATTCCGAAAATACCAGATTATTGTTTTACAATTTCCCCGCTCATTCAGCCAATGAGCGGTATCAGACGCTTAGAGCAATACATTCGCAGACGCATTTCCGAAGATGATCATACATGGGCGGAACAGGCAAAAGAAAGATGGGCAGAAGATTTAGCGCTTCTTGATCATTTTTACGAAGGTGTGGAAGAAAAACCGGAATGTTATTATATTGAAAAAGAAGCGCTTGAAGAGCAATATAAACCGAGAATTATCGTTTCCGTCATTAACGGCGGGATATTTTACTTACATTCCCGCACCTAA
- a CDS encoding YqzE family protein — MSTNDYVKFFTQQLVTYMDLPKEERIKKRMQRKREKPPLSYRWFGLIPISLRLLFRRHS; from the coding sequence ATGTCGACAAACGATTACGTTAAGTTTTTCACGCAACAGCTTGTCACTTATATGGATTTGCCGAAAGAGGAGCGCATCAAAAAACGGATGCAGCGCAAACGCGAGAAGCCGCCGCTGTCGTACCGATGGTTTGGGTTGATTCCTATCTCCCTCCGCCTCCTGTTTCGGCGTCATTCGTAA
- the comGG gene encoding competence type IV pilus minor pilin ComGG, whose product MRNQSGMIFPVTVMVSFFILMALSHVLALYQVEMEAIAYEQQSREMDEMMQMAVFDVKQQIAAFSDWQRDEGVFVYPLGKANYAWEKIDETKIKAAISVYSDKGIRYSATFIVSFPSLDIIEWTENHAQ is encoded by the coding sequence ATGCGGAATCAAAGCGGCATGATTTTTCCGGTGACAGTCATGGTTTCTTTTTTCATTCTGATGGCTCTGTCTCATGTGCTTGCATTGTATCAGGTGGAAATGGAGGCAATCGCGTACGAGCAGCAATCTCGTGAAATGGATGAGATGATGCAAATGGCCGTTTTTGACGTTAAACAGCAGATTGCCGCGTTTTCTGATTGGCAAAGGGATGAAGGTGTGTTCGTTTATCCGCTTGGAAAGGCAAATTATGCATGGGAAAAAATAGACGAAACAAAAATAAAAGCGGCAATTTCCGTCTATTCCGATAAAGGGATTCGCTATAGCGCCACGTTTATCGTTTCATTTCCATCACTTGATATTATCGAGTGGACGGAAAATCATGCACAGTAA
- the comGF gene encoding competence type IV pilus minor pilin ComGF: MSDSQEKGFTFLEMLLVMAIVLLITSLLPLFLDVRLLKYENVNGFHHIEWEIFVQQLKKELNESKQWKKSGTTLYLEKFTGEQVSFALYQSSIRRQVNGTGNETALQFVENVTYILANRGIFLRVTSSDGKTYEAFISRLF; encoded by the coding sequence ATGAGCGATTCACAAGAAAAAGGGTTTACTTTTTTAGAAATGCTGCTTGTTATGGCGATCGTTTTGCTTATTACGTCATTGTTGCCGCTTTTTTTAGATGTCCGTTTATTGAAATATGAAAATGTGAATGGATTTCATCACATCGAATGGGAAATTTTCGTACAACAGCTGAAAAAAGAGCTGAACGAGTCGAAACAGTGGAAAAAAAGCGGAACAACGTTATATTTAGAAAAATTTACAGGGGAGCAAGTCAGCTTTGCATTATATCAATCGTCCATTCGCAGACAAGTGAATGGCACAGGCAATGAAACAGCGCTGCAATTTGTCGAAAATGTCACATATATATTGGCAAATCGCGGAATTTTTCTTCGTGTAACATCATCGGATGGAAAAACATATGAAGCGTTTATTTCCCGACTTTTTTAG
- the comGE gene encoding competence type IV pilus minor pilin ComGE, whose protein sequence is MCKKCNGFTLVEAVFALALLLVVTAALLPLLTQMMLERENIALKAKAQRILDAALYEENIWQETTIVEGRTTFVIHSGYEENNIWKVCVRWNDYAGRRAERCGYVKR, encoded by the coding sequence ATGTGCAAAAAATGTAATGGCTTTACCTTAGTGGAGGCGGTTTTTGCTTTGGCGCTGCTGCTTGTTGTTACGGCAGCACTGTTGCCTTTATTGACACAAATGATGTTGGAACGCGAAAACATCGCGTTAAAGGCAAAGGCACAGCGCATATTAGATGCGGCATTATATGAAGAAAATATATGGCAAGAAACAACGATAGTGGAGGGGCGAACAACGTTTGTCATTCATTCCGGTTACGAAGAAAACAATATATGGAAAGTATGTGTGCGCTGGAACGACTATGCAGGCCGTAGGGCAGAAAGGTGTGGATATGTCAAACGATGA
- the comGD gene encoding competence type IV pilus minor pilin ComGD, with the protein MKAVRNHGFTLIEMLLVLAAITVLMAVSLPFFDRAAEQKTEWYILTQLRDDLLYAQQYAMTHQTRVTVTFAENRPEYWIAEMQGGKTILKRSISGTWKFQLTTLTMPLIFLENGNVNKAGSLLLKGKNTTYKIVFLLGKGRFYVQKM; encoded by the coding sequence GTGAAAGCGGTGCGTAATCACGGCTTTACCCTTATCGAAATGCTTCTTGTTCTGGCCGCCATCACCGTATTGATGGCGGTATCTCTCCCTTTTTTTGATCGCGCTGCGGAACAAAAAACAGAATGGTATATCCTCACGCAGCTTCGTGATGACTTGTTGTATGCCCAGCAATATGCGATGACACATCAAACGCGGGTAACGGTGACGTTTGCGGAAAACCGTCCGGAGTATTGGATCGCCGAAATGCAAGGAGGGAAAACGATTTTAAAGCGCTCGATCTCCGGAACGTGGAAATTCCAGCTTACTACATTGACAATGCCGCTCATTTTTTTGGAAAACGGCAATGTCAATAAAGCGGGATCGCTATTATTGAAAGGGAAAAACACGACATATAAAATCGTATTTTTATTAGGAAAAGGGAGGTTTTATGTGCAAAAAATGTAA
- the comGC gene encoding competence type IV pilus major pilin ComGC translates to MNEKAFTLIEMLIVLMVISVLLLIVIPNITKHNGMINNKGCEAFVNTVQAQVKAYEMEHNKIPTIQELINEKYIKSDQCPNGRKIQISSDGKVSESGA, encoded by the coding sequence ATGAATGAAAAAGCGTTCACATTGATTGAAATGTTGATCGTGCTAATGGTTATTTCTGTTTTATTGCTTATCGTCATTCCGAATATCACGAAACATAATGGAATGATTAATAATAAAGGCTGCGAAGCGTTCGTAAACACCGTGCAAGCTCAAGTAAAGGCATATGAAATGGAACATAACAAAATTCCGACGATACAGGAGCTCATCAACGAAAAGTATATTAAGTCCGATCAGTGCCCAAACGGACGTAAAATTCAAATCAGCAGCGACGGGAAAGTAAGTGAAAGCGGTGCGTAA
- the comGB gene encoding competence type IV pilus assembly protein ComGB — MNKRKWSLRQQGTFLVRLGNMLDKGYSLSQAIEFLEMQQPLSHRRDLQRCLDHLRSGLPFYQSLDALHFHREAIGCLFFAEQHGDLPHGIAEAGKMLLHKADYLQRLRKTSSYPLLLLLFMVMMLAMVQHMLLPQFFKFSASFASSSPSFTVFFLQIISFIPDMFLVFCILCIGCFCLYVSWFQKLTVAAQIRIIMKIPLIRSFARLYFTHMFATQLGHLLQSGLSIYESLQVFARQEKLAFLQEEGKRMKEQLVKGIALDVILSSRMYYEQELALVVRHGQSNGELAKELSHYGEFIFQTMEERIEKWMKFIQPILLSFVGVLVICMYLAILLPMFSMMSHL; from the coding sequence ATGAATAAGCGAAAATGGTCGTTGCGCCAGCAAGGAACGTTTTTAGTACGGCTTGGGAACATGCTTGACAAAGGGTATTCGTTGTCACAGGCGATCGAATTTTTAGAAATGCAGCAACCACTTTCCCACCGCCGGGATTTACAGCGTTGTCTTGATCATCTTCGCTCTGGGCTGCCATTTTACCAATCGCTTGATGCGCTTCATTTTCATCGGGAAGCAATCGGCTGCTTGTTTTTTGCCGAACAGCACGGGGATTTGCCGCACGGAATCGCGGAAGCCGGAAAAATGCTGTTACACAAGGCCGATTATTTGCAAAGGCTTCGGAAAACGAGCAGTTATCCGCTCCTTTTGCTCCTTTTTATGGTAATGATGCTGGCGATGGTGCAACATATGCTGCTTCCGCAATTTTTTAAGTTTTCCGCATCTTTTGCTTCTTCTTCCCCTTCCTTTACCGTCTTTTTCCTTCAAATTATTTCTTTCATTCCCGACATGTTTCTCGTTTTCTGCATTTTGTGCATCGGCTGCTTTTGTTTATATGTTAGCTGGTTTCAAAAACTCACGGTGGCCGCGCAAATCCGCATCATAATGAAAATTCCGCTGATCCGTTCTTTTGCGAGGCTGTACTTTACGCATATGTTCGCGACGCAATTAGGCCATTTATTACAAAGCGGTTTATCGATTTACGAATCGCTGCAAGTATTTGCGCGGCAGGAAAAACTGGCGTTTTTGCAAGAGGAAGGAAAAAGGATGAAGGAACAGCTTGTAAAAGGCATCGCGCTAGATGTGATTCTCTCTTCACGTATGTACTATGAACAAGAACTGGCGCTTGTTGTCCGCCACGGCCAGTCAAACGGGGAATTGGCCAAAGAGTTAAGCCATTATGGCGAGTTTATTTTTCAAACAATGGAAGAACGGATAGAAAAGTGGATGAAATTTATTCAACCGATATTGCTTTCTTTCGTGGGTGTTCTCGTTATTTGCATGTATTTGGCAATTTTGCTTCCAATGTTTTCAATGATGAGCCATTTGTAG
- the comGA gene encoding competence type IV pilus ATPase ComGA — translation MNEIEYLADRLIKEASVLRVSDIHIVPRKDDAAVRFRLDGLLMEKEVLTKEICDRLITHFKFLAGMDIGERRRPQSGAMETKQQGEIIHLRLSTLPTSYDESLVIRLLPQNLFLPLSQLSLFANAAKTLLSLFQQPQGLIIFTGPTGSGKTTTLYTLLRVCQSKWNRNVITLEDPVEKRIDNILQVQINEKAGITYANGLKAALRHDPNIIMIGEIRDAETAKIAVRSSMTGHLIASTMHTKNAVGAIYRLREFGIPLHDIEQTLLAVTAQRLVDLVCPFCGEHCSPFCRKHRHIRRAAVHELLYGDALSDAIQSVQNGRKTYRYYTLQNVIRKGVALGFLPPRLLCAKEGENE, via the coding sequence ATGAATGAAATCGAATATCTTGCCGACCGTCTCATCAAAGAAGCAAGTGTGCTTCGTGTGTCTGACATTCACATCGTTCCGCGCAAAGATGATGCAGCAGTGCGTTTCCGGCTTGATGGATTGCTTATGGAAAAAGAAGTGCTCACAAAAGAAATATGCGATCGCCTGATAACCCATTTTAAGTTTTTAGCCGGAATGGACATTGGCGAACGCCGCCGGCCGCAAAGCGGGGCGATGGAAACAAAGCAGCAAGGGGAAATTATTCACTTGCGCCTTTCCACACTGCCGACATCTTACGATGAAAGCCTCGTCATTCGGCTTCTTCCCCAAAATTTGTTTCTTCCTCTTTCACAGCTTTCTTTATTTGCCAATGCCGCAAAAACATTGCTTTCCCTTTTTCAGCAGCCTCAAGGGTTAATTATTTTCACAGGACCAACCGGGTCAGGAAAGACGACGACATTGTACACGTTGCTGCGCGTCTGCCAGTCCAAATGGAACCGCAATGTCATCACATTGGAGGATCCTGTTGAAAAGCGAATCGACAATATATTGCAAGTGCAAATCAATGAGAAAGCAGGCATCACATATGCAAACGGCTTAAAAGCAGCTTTGCGGCACGATCCAAACATTATTATGATCGGCGAAATCCGGGATGCCGAAACGGCAAAAATTGCGGTACGTTCGTCGATGACAGGACATTTGATTGCGTCGACAATGCATACGAAAAACGCGGTGGGAGCGATTTACCGTTTGCGTGAATTTGGGATTCCGCTTCATGATATTGAGCAAACGCTGCTTGCCGTGACAGCGCAGCGGCTTGTCGACTTAGTATGCCCGTTTTGCGGCGAACATTGCTCGCCATTTTGCCGCAAACATCGCCACATTCGCCGCGCCGCCGTTCATGAGCTGTTGTATGGAGATGCGCTGTCTGACGCAATTCAATCCGTGCAAAACGGAAGAAAAACGTATCGTTACTATACGCTGCAAAACGTGATTCGAAAAGGGGTTGCTCTCGGATTTTTGCCGCCGCGCCTTCTTTGCGCCAAGGAGGGAGAAAATGAATAA
- a CDS encoding helix-turn-helix transcriptional regulator, which yields MNQTLKITNVLSDPTRYHIYEYIIKNHKKVSVQEIAEAFNIHPNVARLHLTKLEDVHMIVSETQKTGKGGRPSRLYRLSDDVIQLYFPFRDYQLLSKIAIQTMMKLGNAGKQALYETGKAFGKELVAQRIPHDKSPQQLTFAEKMEIIKDAAETAGFYPTLEYNEKEKKMYLQIFNCPFKEIAMQESEVTCQMHHAFLQGMFEILFPDIELAEIENITNGCDRCSYRVNMAE from the coding sequence ATGAACCAAACATTAAAAATTACGAACGTATTATCGGATCCAACGCGTTACCATATTTATGAGTACATTATCAAAAATCATAAAAAAGTGTCGGTTCAAGAAATTGCAGAAGCGTTTAACATTCATCCAAATGTCGCGCGCCTTCATTTAACTAAACTGGAAGATGTGCATATGATTGTGTCGGAAACGCAAAAAACAGGAAAAGGAGGACGCCCAAGCCGCCTTTACCGCCTATCGGATGACGTGATCCAACTTTATTTTCCGTTTCGCGACTATCAGCTTCTTTCGAAAATTGCGATACAAACAATGATGAAGCTTGGAAACGCCGGAAAACAAGCGCTTTATGAAACAGGAAAAGCGTTTGGAAAAGAACTCGTGGCCCAACGCATTCCGCATGACAAATCTCCACAGCAGCTAACGTTCGCCGAAAAAATGGAAATCATAAAAGATGCGGCAGAAACAGCAGGATTTTATCCGACATTGGAATATAATGAAAAAGAAAAGAAAATGTATTTGCAAATTTTCAACTGTCCATTTAAAGAAATCGCGATGCAAGAATCCGAAGTCACTTGCCAAATGCATCACGCCTTTTTGCAAGGAATGTTTGAAATTCTTTTCCCGGATATCGAACTAGCGGAAATAGAAAATATAACGAACGGCTGCGACCGTTGTTCCTATCGTGTGAACATGGCAGAGTAA
- a CDS encoding DUF2626 family protein has protein sequence MDRMFRVLAFWTGIFAVMFYLGHMHTTSLIFFGQTVFFLLLGFLKLTERMYIYIFGAYLTIFFAAFTYWTTFMMVPGMGE, from the coding sequence ATGGATCGCATGTTCCGTGTCCTTGCATTTTGGACTGGAATTTTTGCAGTGATGTTTTATCTCGGACATATGCATACGACTTCATTAATTTTCTTTGGCCAAACAGTGTTTTTCTTACTTCTCGGCTTTTTGAAATTGACGGAAAGAATGTACATTTATATTTTCGGGGCATACTTAACGATTTTCTTCGCTGCGTTTACGTATTGGACAACATTTATGATGGTTCCGGGAATGGGCGAATAA
- a CDS encoding class I SAM-dependent methyltransferase produces the protein MNPIYQAIQASAQRRLSYADYMELALYDERYGYYMGEKAKIGKGGDFFTSSHVSHVFGKLFASLFLRLVERNHVPPHICELGGGDGKFARAVLNEWKKKSPATYKQLTYTVIETSPKQRERQLQTLGDASEKVKQYKDIQEFRQHAASFSGIVFSNEFFDAFPVHVITKENGTLYELFVAVDGNKLVEEKHPLENERIVEYLRERQLSLTDGQRLEVPLALKTFLLETARFFRHCVMLTIDYGYTDEELQLPARRQGSLRGYYRHRLIANPLSYPGEMDITAHIQWDALRMFGEQAGWQCVSLLRQDRFLLAAGILQYLEEHDGANPFSEKAQQNRAVRSLIIDEGMSAAFHVMIQQKGVDVDWEHIWAQREFLPFS, from the coding sequence ATGAATCCGATTTATCAAGCAATCCAAGCTTCGGCACAGCGGCGCTTATCGTATGCCGATTACATGGAGCTTGCTTTATATGATGAGCGGTATGGTTATTATATGGGGGAAAAAGCGAAGATAGGAAAAGGAGGGGACTTTTTTACGAGCAGCCATGTTTCCCATGTTTTTGGCAAGCTGTTCGCTTCTTTATTTCTTCGCCTTGTTGAGAGAAACCATGTCCCCCCGCATATTTGCGAATTGGGAGGAGGAGACGGCAAATTTGCTCGCGCCGTGTTGAACGAATGGAAGAAAAAAAGCCCCGCAACATACAAGCAGCTAACGTACACAGTGATTGAAACAAGCCCTAAACAACGGGAAAGACAGCTGCAAACGCTTGGCGATGCCTCCGAAAAAGTGAAGCAATATAAAGATATACAGGAATTCCGGCAGCACGCTGCTTCATTTTCAGGAATTGTGTTTAGCAATGAGTTTTTTGATGCTTTTCCTGTTCATGTCATCACAAAGGAAAACGGAACGTTATATGAGCTGTTTGTTGCGGTGGACGGCAACAAATTAGTTGAGGAAAAACATCCGTTAGAAAATGAACGGATTGTTGAATATTTGCGCGAAAGGCAACTTTCTTTAACCGACGGGCAGCGTTTAGAAGTGCCGCTCGCGCTGAAAACGTTTCTTTTGGAGACAGCCCGGTTCTTTCGCCATTGCGTCATGTTAACGATTGATTATGGCTACACGGATGAAGAATTACAATTGCCGGCAAGGAGGCAAGGGAGTTTGCGGGGGTATTATCGGCATCGGTTGATAGCAAACCCGCTTAGCTATCCCGGGGAAATGGATATCACCGCCCATATTCAATGGGATGCGTTGCGGATGTTCGGCGAACAAGCAGGATGGCAATGCGTTTCACTGTTAAGGCAAGACCGCTTTTTGCTTGCAGCGGGGATATTGCAATATTTAGAAGAACATGATGGCGCAAATCCGTTTTCTGAAAAGGCCCAGCAAAATCGTGCGGTTCGTTCGTTAATTATCGATGAAGGGATGAGTGCCGCTTTCCATGTCATGATCCAGCAAAAAGGAGTGGACGTTGATTGGGAACATATATGGGCGCAACGGGAGTTTTTACCATTTTCATAA
- a CDS encoding MBL fold metallo-hydrolase codes for MKWERIPVGPIQANAYILSREDGTCVVFDPGGEGDKIVRRIEEQQLTPLAILLTHAHFDHIGGINELKQKWELPIYIHEKEKEWLTDPALNGSAYFGIGQVAIHHEPTCLRGEQTLQIGAFAFELLETPGHSPGSISYYCKEIEAVFSGDVLFLGSIGRTDLPGGNHEQLLRSIHDKLLTLPEETLVLSGHGSETTIGAEMDTNPFLHGF; via the coding sequence ATGAAATGGGAGCGCATTCCGGTTGGGCCGATTCAGGCAAATGCCTACATTTTATCCCGCGAGGATGGGACTTGCGTTGTTTTTGATCCGGGCGGCGAGGGGGACAAAATTGTGCGGCGCATCGAAGAACAGCAATTAACGCCGCTTGCGATTTTATTGACGCACGCTCATTTTGACCATATCGGCGGCATTAATGAATTAAAGCAAAAATGGGAGCTGCCAATTTATATTCATGAAAAAGAAAAAGAGTGGCTCACTGATCCCGCTTTAAACGGATCTGCTTATTTCGGCATCGGGCAAGTTGCCATTCACCATGAACCGACGTGCTTGCGCGGGGAGCAAACGTTACAAATCGGAGCATTTGCTTTTGAATTGTTGGAAACACCAGGCCATTCGCCGGGAAGCATTTCTTATTATTGCAAAGAGATAGAAGCGGTATTCTCTGGCGATGTGCTTTTTTTAGGAAGTATTGGACGCACCGATTTGCCTGGCGGAAATCATGAACAGCTGTTGCGCAGCATTCATGATAAGCTGCTAACGCTGCCGGAAGAAACGCTCGTGTTATCTGGACACGGAAGTGAAACAACCATTGGGGCGGAGATGGATACGAATCCGTTTCTCCATGGATTTTAA
- a CDS encoding DUF2759 domain-containing protein has product MGTVIIFGLIALLALYGMVRSFREKNILGILFAIGTFAVFGWFTFMTVYKDGFPTGTH; this is encoded by the coding sequence ATGGGCACGGTTATTATCTTTGGATTAATCGCACTGTTAGCGCTTTACGGAATGGTGCGCTCATTCCGTGAAAAAAATATACTTGGAATTCTTTTTGCTATAGGAACTTTCGCCGTATTTGGCTGGTTCACCTTCATGACCGTATATAAAGACGGTTTCCCGACAGGTACGCATTAA
- a CDS encoding MTH1187 family thiamine-binding protein, producing the protein MAIVDVTVIPIGTPTPSVSEYVAEMQKVLETYKRDGKIDFMLTPMNTIIEGELPVLFEVIQAIHEVPFSKGIQRVATNIRIDDRRDKKRRMADKIASVQEKMK; encoded by the coding sequence ATGGCAATTGTCGACGTAACGGTCATTCCGATTGGCACACCGACGCCAAGTGTCAGCGAATATGTCGCCGAAATGCAAAAAGTGCTGGAAACGTATAAACGTGACGGGAAAATCGATTTTATGTTAACCCCGATGAATACGATTATTGAAGGCGAGTTGCCTGTTTTGTTTGAAGTGATTCAAGCCATTCATGAAGTGCCGTTTTCGAAAGGAATTCAACGGGTGGCGACAAATATTCGCATCGACGACCGTCGCGATAAGAAACGGCGGATGGCGGACAAAATCGCAAGCGTACAGGAAAAAATGAAATAA